A part of Methanomassiliicoccales archaeon genomic DNA contains:
- the csx17 gene encoding type I-U CRISPR-associated protein Csx17, with product MTDIVFKGVTIEPFGSYLKALGMFKIIAEQYDPNTRSRWTPDGLFCLKCKGEADDIVDFFMNIYSPSPIANPWSGGSGFYPGDNRSFLEIITASNDSRLQDYRLTIQAIEKVMSRGDKPANEEVVKEERDLFSREVGCPPELATNDVISAKLKELGIKTDLAKRLEDAMVLVNIWDGLQKDGFLSDMKGLTLEETISYIDRLDKKDRDKKKRLKELVKEMKKRTKKENRKFRDENKSEIVKMVRSVVPDRALDWIDAATRIDDNDEFRPFPILLTGGNEGNMDYGRVFMGNVICALLDDMETSKKWLRGALFNEEVSNLPKSPVGYIDPGRAGGYNQGQGIESKDFPTNPWDFILAMEGCTLWAGNIVRRGENSISSASSPFTVKNVAVGYTSASEADERNAKSEIWAPIWTKDVGLPEFRFFMSEGRADVGNKRASTAIEFAEAVGTLGTDRGVVGYCRYGIMLRRGKSYASVPLGRYAFGLRKEAEIIMQVNPILERVGRWLSDFDDSPKELKSSIRRVEQSMMEALNFGGPVKTIGLLMSLGQLEMEMTKRKSDDRPFIDKALGGEWLIYANDGSIEFRIASALASIGPTESVYPISGNLGLYFDWKNKKWSNEQLSWNGRDLYSKMANTVIRRVMDAEKAGISLNPFQSKLRVTPNDIDVFIKGNVDKEKIERLLHGMCLLRWGDIDRGLLQEVQSDFNNKVGPMRIDRTWAILKMTFLSDPIVADSGEEIELKADAKVVPLLLAGRGEEAIKTVSRQLYLAGFNKVNVAPIKGTELSLAASLLIPVESKFYKDRRIKTILWS from the coding sequence ATGACCGATATTGTTTTCAAGGGGGTTACTATAGAACCATTTGGGTCTTATCTCAAAGCTTTGGGGATGTTCAAAATCATAGCAGAGCAGTATGACCCCAATACAAGAAGTCGATGGACCCCGGATGGGTTATTCTGTTTAAAATGCAAGGGCGAAGCTGATGACATCGTTGATTTCTTCATGAACATATATTCTCCATCTCCAATCGCCAACCCATGGAGCGGTGGGAGCGGATTCTATCCGGGGGATAATCGATCGTTTTTAGAAATAATAACCGCATCAAATGATTCCAGATTGCAAGATTACAGATTGACCATACAAGCGATTGAAAAAGTGATGAGCAGGGGCGATAAACCGGCAAACGAAGAGGTTGTGAAAGAAGAGCGGGATCTTTTCAGTCGAGAGGTCGGCTGCCCTCCTGAGTTGGCCACCAATGATGTCATCTCAGCCAAATTGAAAGAGTTGGGAATAAAGACGGATTTGGCAAAGCGTTTGGAAGATGCGATGGTATTAGTAAATATCTGGGATGGTCTGCAGAAGGATGGATTTCTGTCCGATATGAAAGGACTCACTCTCGAAGAGACGATTTCGTACATTGATCGATTAGATAAAAAAGACAGGGATAAGAAAAAACGGCTTAAAGAGCTAGTAAAGGAAATGAAAAAAAGGACAAAAAAGGAGAACAGAAAATTTCGTGATGAGAACAAATCTGAGATCGTGAAAATGGTCAGGTCGGTCGTCCCTGACAGAGCGTTGGATTGGATTGACGCAGCTACCAGGATAGATGATAATGATGAGTTCAGACCATTCCCTATCTTATTGACCGGAGGGAATGAAGGAAACATGGACTACGGGAGAGTTTTCATGGGAAATGTGATTTGTGCATTGCTTGATGATATGGAAACTTCTAAAAAATGGTTGAGGGGGGCTTTATTCAATGAGGAGGTGAGCAATCTTCCGAAGTCGCCAGTGGGATATATAGACCCCGGAAGGGCAGGTGGTTATAATCAGGGACAAGGTATCGAGAGCAAGGACTTCCCGACCAATCCTTGGGACTTTATTCTCGCCATGGAAGGGTGTACATTGTGGGCAGGGAATATTGTAAGAAGAGGAGAGAACTCCATATCTTCAGCTTCTTCACCGTTCACTGTGAAAAATGTTGCAGTCGGTTATACTTCTGCATCTGAGGCGGATGAGAGAAATGCTAAATCTGAAATCTGGGCTCCGATTTGGACGAAGGATGTGGGATTGCCAGAATTCCGCTTCTTCATGTCTGAAGGAAGAGCAGACGTAGGAAACAAAAGGGCATCGACCGCAATTGAGTTCGCAGAGGCCGTTGGCACCCTTGGAACCGATCGTGGGGTTGTGGGATATTGCAGATATGGGATAATGTTGAGGCGTGGTAAGAGCTATGCCTCGGTGCCATTAGGCCGATATGCCTTCGGTCTTAGAAAGGAAGCTGAAATAATAATGCAGGTCAACCCAATTCTAGAAAGAGTAGGACGATGGTTGTCGGATTTTGATGATTCTCCGAAAGAATTGAAATCATCGATACGAAGGGTGGAGCAGTCGATGATGGAGGCTTTGAATTTCGGTGGGCCTGTGAAGACAATAGGACTTTTGATGTCATTAGGGCAGTTAGAGATGGAGATGACTAAAAGAAAGTCAGATGATCGGCCTTTCATAGATAAGGCGCTTGGTGGAGAGTGGTTAATCTATGCCAATGATGGAAGCATAGAATTCAGGATTGCCAGTGCCTTAGCATCGATTGGTCCAACGGAATCGGTTTATCCCATCAGTGGCAATCTCGGACTTTATTTCGATTGGAAAAATAAAAAATGGTCGAATGAACAGCTCTCTTGGAACGGTAGGGACCTTTACTCGAAAATGGCTAACACCGTAATCAGAAGGGTGATGGATGCTGAGAAGGCGGGTATTTCTTTGAACCCGTTCCAAAGTAAACTCAGAGTAACGCCGAACGACATTGACGTCTTTATAAAGGGCAATGTTGACAAGGAAAAGATTGAGCGATTATTACATGGAATGTGTCTACTAAGATGGGGGGATATCGATAGGGGGCTTCTTCAAGAAGTTCAATCCGATTTTAATAATAAAGTAGGTCCAATGCGTATCGATCGAACCTGGGCAATATTGAAAATGACGTTCTTGTCGGACCCTATTGTGGCAGATTCGGGAGAGGAGATAGAGCTGAAAGCCGATGCAAAGGTGGTACCACTGTTGCTCGCTGGAAGAGGCGAGGAGGCCATAAAAACCGTCTCAAGACAACTGTATCTGGCAGGATTCAACAAAGTGAATGTGGCACCAATTAAAGGGACTGAGCTATCATTGGCCGCGTCTCTATTAATCCCGGTGGAAAGTAAATTTTATAAAGATAGAAGGATAAAAACAATTCTGTGGAGTTAA